In Kitasatospora sp. NA04385, a single genomic region encodes these proteins:
- a CDS encoding glycoside hydrolase family 27 protein, with translation MTSSPRPQPYRHRSHGRRGWAGLLGAASLLGSLLGATQPGTAHAQGNGAAATPQAGWSSWSFLRGNPTEANIEAQAAAMASTGLVAHGYTYVNIDDFYYLDPRTTVDAYGRWVVDAARFPHGMKAVADYVHGKGEKFGMYLTPGIPVAAYNQNTPIEGTPYHARDIVSDTAHYEKNYNFGDGAMYFIDYAKNPAAAQAFLDSWARLLASYDVDYLKMDGVGPNDTADVEHWSRALAGSGRTVHFQLSNSLDVNSGPAWKQYSNGWRVEDDIECYCSTLTTWNNVALRFDDLPAWVRYDSPGGWGDPDSVEVGNGSANGLTVDERRTQLTLWSISAAPLLLGTDLTRMDPTDLALLTNDEVLAVDRAGRPAHPVRQGAAQQTWWAYNEDGTYTVGLFNLAGSSARVAADWSDLGFTGAAAVRDLWSRTDLGTSTGSFTAAVPGHGARLLRVTPAAGHGTIGAPMVSRLSGRCVDSPQGTTYNTVQLTVWDCNGAPNQNVTYDPSSKALVLEGKCFDAYDNRTAAGTVVEIYDCNGGANQQWNRNADGTFTGVQSGRCLDVTGATNPNGTGLELWDCNGGANQRWTLG, from the coding sequence ATGACCTCTTCCCCGCGGCCGCAGCCGTACCGCCACCGGTCGCACGGGCGCAGGGGCTGGGCGGGTCTGCTGGGCGCGGCGTCGCTCCTGGGCTCGCTCCTGGGCGCGACGCAGCCGGGCACCGCGCACGCCCAGGGCAACGGCGCGGCCGCGACCCCCCAGGCGGGGTGGAGCAGTTGGAGCTTCCTGCGGGGCAATCCGACGGAGGCGAACATCGAGGCCCAGGCGGCCGCGATGGCTTCCACCGGACTGGTCGCCCACGGGTACACCTACGTCAACATCGACGACTTCTACTACCTCGACCCCAGGACGACCGTCGACGCCTACGGGCGCTGGGTGGTCGACGCCGCGCGGTTCCCGCACGGCATGAAGGCCGTCGCGGACTACGTGCACGGCAAGGGCGAGAAGTTCGGCATGTACCTCACGCCCGGCATCCCGGTGGCGGCGTACAACCAGAACACCCCCATCGAGGGAACGCCCTACCACGCCCGGGACATCGTCTCCGACACCGCGCACTACGAGAAGAACTACAACTTCGGCGACGGCGCGATGTACTTCATCGACTACGCCAAGAACCCCGCCGCCGCGCAGGCGTTCCTCGACTCCTGGGCCCGCCTGCTGGCGTCCTACGACGTGGACTACCTGAAGATGGACGGCGTCGGCCCGAACGACACCGCCGACGTCGAGCACTGGTCCCGGGCGCTGGCCGGGTCCGGGCGCACCGTCCACTTCCAACTGTCCAACTCGCTCGACGTCAACAGCGGTCCGGCCTGGAAGCAGTACTCCAACGGGTGGCGCGTCGAGGACGACATCGAGTGCTACTGCTCCACCCTGACCACCTGGAACAACGTCGCCCTGCGCTTCGACGACCTGCCCGCCTGGGTCCGGTACGACAGCCCCGGCGGCTGGGGCGACCCGGACTCCGTCGAGGTGGGCAACGGCTCCGCCAACGGGCTGACCGTCGACGAACGCCGCACCCAACTGACCCTGTGGTCCATCTCGGCGGCGCCCCTGCTGCTGGGCACCGACCTGACCCGGATGGACCCCACCGACCTGGCCCTGCTCACCAACGACGAGGTCCTGGCCGTCGACCGCGCCGGCCGCCCCGCCCACCCGGTGCGGCAGGGCGCGGCCCAGCAGACCTGGTGGGCCTACAACGAGGACGGCACCTACACCGTCGGGCTCTTCAACCTCGCCGGTTCCTCCGCCCGGGTCGCCGCCGACTGGTCCGACCTCGGCTTCACCGGCGCCGCCGCCGTCCGCGACCTGTGGAGCCGCACCGACCTCGGCACCTCCACCGGCTCGTTCACGGCCGCCGTGCCCGGCCACGGTGCGCGGCTGCTGCGCGTCACCCCGGCCGCCGGACACGGCACGATCGGCGCGCCCATGGTCAGCCGGTTGTCCGGGCGGTGCGTCGACTCGCCGCAGGGCACCACCTACAACACCGTGCAGCTGACGGTCTGGGACTGCAACGGCGCCCCCAACCAGAACGTCACCTACGACCCGTCCTCCAAGGCCCTGGTCCTGGAAGGCAAGTGCTTCGACGCCTACGACAACCGGACGGCGGCCGGCACCGTCGTCGAGATCTACGACTGCAACGGCGGCGCCAACCAGCAGTGGAACCGGAACGCCGACGGCACCTTCACCGGAGTGCAGTCCGGCCGCTGCCTCGACGTGACCGGCGCCACCAACCCCAACGGCACCGGCCTGGAGCTGTGGGACTGCAACGGCGGCGCCAACCAGCGCTGGACCCTCGGCTGA
- a CDS encoding heme-binding protein yields the protein MRTIQTVDLVDARRIIDAGIAEADRIQSPSNIAVVDAGGSLVAHVRMDGAQLGSVEHSIDKAHTSVLFRSPTGDLARDSEPGGQFWGMALSGLGRVLVFAGGVPLVSGGEVVGAVGVSGGSREQDGAVAEVAAAAL from the coding sequence ATGCGCACCATTCAGACGGTTGACCTCGTCGATGCCCGCCGGATCATCGATGCGGGCATCGCCGAGGCGGACCGGATCCAGTCGCCCAGCAACATCGCCGTCGTGGACGCCGGCGGCAGCCTTGTCGCCCACGTGCGGATGGACGGCGCGCAGCTCGGGAGCGTCGAGCACTCCATCGACAAGGCGCACACCAGTGTCCTGTTCCGCTCGCCGACGGGTGATCTGGCGCGGGACTCCGAGCCGGGCGGGCAGTTCTGGGGCATGGCGCTGTCGGGGCTGGGCCGGGTCCTGGTCTTCGCGGGAGGGGTGCCGCTCGTGAGCGGCGGCGAGGTGGTGGGCGCGGTGGGCGTCAGCGGTGGTTCGCGCGAGCAGGACGGCGCGGTGGCCGAGGTTGCGGCCGCGGCCTTGTGA
- a CDS encoding SDR family oxidoreductase, whose translation MAGPILITGAGSGFGKEVALRLAAAGHEVIAGVEIIAQVTAVRAAARERGVELRVEKVDVTDPGDRERAWTWNAEVLLNNAGVSEGGASADIPEERLRRQFEVNVFGPILLTQGVARAMAARRSGRIVFMSSVAGLTVDPFTGAYAASKHAVEAFADALDQELAEFGVTVATINPGPFLTGFNDTMFETWKEWRDDPAGRLYDYARLAFPHEQYDPEPVFERTVRVLLGEERRYRNLLPAETEPQTREQVDALWERQVNDGRRPDLVQKAYDISPATPAGS comes from the coding sequence ATGGCGGGACCGATTCTCATCACCGGTGCGGGCAGCGGCTTCGGCAAGGAGGTCGCGCTGAGGCTCGCCGCGGCCGGGCACGAGGTGATCGCGGGCGTGGAGATCATCGCCCAAGTCACCGCGGTGCGGGCCGCGGCGCGGGAGCGGGGTGTGGAGCTGCGGGTGGAGAAGGTGGACGTCACCGATCCGGGCGACCGGGAGCGGGCCTGGACGTGGAACGCCGAGGTCCTGCTCAACAACGCCGGCGTCTCCGAGGGCGGGGCGAGCGCCGACATCCCCGAGGAGCGGTTGCGCCGCCAGTTCGAGGTGAACGTGTTCGGCCCGATCCTGCTCACCCAGGGGGTCGCGCGCGCGATGGCGGCCCGCCGCAGCGGGCGGATCGTCTTCATGTCCTCGGTCGCCGGGCTGACGGTCGATCCGTTCACCGGTGCCTACGCCGCCTCGAAGCACGCGGTCGAGGCGTTCGCGGACGCGCTCGACCAGGAACTCGCCGAGTTCGGCGTCACGGTGGCGACGATCAACCCCGGCCCGTTCCTCACCGGCTTCAACGACACCATGTTCGAGACGTGGAAGGAGTGGCGGGACGATCCCGCCGGGCGCCTGTACGACTACGCCCGGCTCGCCTTCCCGCACGAGCAGTACGACCCCGAGCCGGTCTTCGAGCGCACCGTGCGCGTCCTGCTCGGCGAGGAGCGCCGCTACCGCAACCTGCTGCCCGCCGAGACGGAGCCGCAGACCCGCGAGCAGGTCGACGCCCTGTGGGAGCGGCAGGTCAACGACGGCCGCCGCCCCGACCTGGTCCAGAAGGCGTACGACATCAGCCCCGCCACACCGGCCGGTTCCTGA